One Streptomyces sp. 840.1 genomic window, CATGGAGATGCAGGTCCCCGACATCTCGAACGCGGGCACCAACGCCCCCGTGATCCTGACCATCCCCACGGTCAAGATCACCCCGCCCATGGTCAGCCGGCTCGGCGAGGTGCTCAGCAGCCACCGCGGCGACACGGAGGTCCGGATCAGGCTCCAGGGCCCCCGCAAGACCACGGTGCTCCGGCTGGACCGGCACCGGGTGAAGGCCGATCCGGCGCTCTTCGGAGACCTGAAGGTGCTGCTCGGCCCGTCCTGCCTGGCCGGCTGAGCGGTCGTCCGCGCACGCCCGATCCGTACACGCACGCACGATCCGCGCACGCACGAGAGGGGCGCTCCCGCAACAGCGGGTGCGCCCCTCTCGGCTACCGGCCGGTGGCCGTACCGGAGAAGTCCGGTCAGTTGTGGCCGAAGCGCCGCTGATGCTTACGCGCAACATCGGCAGGGCTGCCCTGGGACTGGGCCTGAGGCTGGTTCTGCGACTCGAAAGCCGTGGACCGTGCCTCCTGCGCACCGCGCTCCGACTCGGTAGCGCGGTCCTGCGGGCTGCCCTGCTTGCGGTTCTTGTTCTTGGCCATGGTGTTCCTCCTTGGGGGGACTCTCGGGGCCAGGACCGATGTCAGATTCACATAATCGGATAAACATCGCATGTTGGATCATTACCGTGCGTAGCGAGGGGGTATGATGCGCCGTTTTCCGGATCCGCCACGCCGATGATCGAGTTCCGGCCGTTAACCCCCGCGTGGTCGGGCAGACTCGAAGGAAACCCCTGACCTGAGTGGACCCGTTCCCGAATTCCTGGAAGAGGGTGGAACGCGTGGACCGTTGCGTCGTCCTGGTGGACGCCGGATACCTGCTGGGCGCGGCCGCGAGCCTGCTGGCCGGAGAGCCCGCCCGTTCCCGCATCACCGTCGACCACGCGGCCCTGATCCAGGGGCTGAGGGAGCGCGCGGAGGCCGATACGGAGCAGCCGCTGCTGCGGATCTACTGGTTCGACGGGGCCCCCGACCGCGTACCCCAGCCCGAGCACCGCAGGCTGCGCGTCATGTCCCGGGTGACGGTTCGCCTGGGGGCCCTCACCCGCAGTGACGGCCGCTGGGCGCAGAAGGGGGTCGACGCGGCGATGCACGCCGAGCTCACCGAGCTCGCCAGGAACCGCGCCTGCTCCGACGTGGTCCTGGTGACCGGCGACGGCGATCTGCTGCCCGGCCTGATGTCCGCCAAGGAACACGGCGTGGCCGTCCACCTCTGGGCGGTCCAGGCCGCCGACGGCGACTACAACCAGTCCGAGGACCTCGTCGCCGAGGCCGACGAGCGGCGCGTGCTCGACCGGGCCTGGATCACCCGCGCGGTACGCGCCAAGGAGACCGGCGGTCCGTGCGCCCCGCCGCCCGTCGCCCGGAACGCCGAGATCGCCGCGATCCTCTCCGCCCCGCTGCCCGAGGCGGCCCTCGCGGCCTCCGCCGAGCGGGCCACCGAGGCCCAGGCCGAGGCCGCCCGCGACGGCGCTCCGGACCCCTCCGACGCATCGTCAGCGCACACCCCGCACAGCCACCCCGGCCGCGGCGTCCCCACCCCCAAGGACCTGGCCGGCACCCTGCGCGGCCCCGGCGCCCAGCCCGCCCAGCACCCCGCCCCGCCGCCCGCCAACGCCACCCTGCGCTGGTCCTCGGACCGGGGCTGGGTGGAGCGCGGCGGCCCCCTCGGCGAACCCCCGGAAACCGCGTCCCTCCCGACGCTGGCCCAGATCACCAGCGCGGAGCAGCGCTGGGCGGACCGCGAGGAGGACATCACCACGGTGGGCGGCGACCCGTTCGAGGTGGGCCAGGTCTTCGCCCGGCGCTGGATGGAACGGCTGCCGGAGACCGTCCATCTCCAGAAGCTGTCCACCATGTACCCCCGCGTCCCGCACCGCATCGACGGCGAACTGCTCCGGTACGCCGCCCGGTTCGGCCTCCTCGCGCACAAGGACGACCAGATCGACGAGCACGACCGGTACGCGATCCGGGCGGGCTTCTGGCGCGAGATCGACGTACGCGCGGCAGCGGAGCACGCCCCGCCACTCCAGGAGAAGCCCGCCCCGTCGGCGGCACGCACGGAGAAGCCGGCGCCGGCGGGGGACTGAGAGCGCATCCCGGGCCGGACCGAGGGCGGTGCGGGGCGGCGTACCGTGGCAGCGTGGCAGACGAAGACCCGCGCGAAGCCCCTGGGCGGGCGACTTGATCCGTGACGAGGATGCCCGACGGCTCGGCATCGTCACCGGCGTACGGGGCGGCACCGTGTGGGTTCTGCGGCCGGAGCACGGAGGGGGCCGGTGGACCTCGGACCGGCCTGACCGCCTGACGGTCGTGACGCCGCGCGAGGAGATGCGGCACCGACTGCGGATGCGCGCAAAGCCCCGGGCGTCATGAGGGCGCCCGGACCCCGTACTCTCGTACCTCGTGAGTACGGGCACAGCACAGGCGCAGACGGCGAGCGGCACCGTGTGCGCGGTGCGGGACCTGGTCAAGACCTACCCCGCTGCCCGGGGGCGGCGCGGGACGCCCGCCACTCCCGAGGTACGCGCCACCGACGGCATCAGCCTCGACGTCCGGCGCGGTGAGATCTTCGGACTGCTCGGGCCCAACGGCGCCGGCAAGTCCACCCTCGTACGGCAGCTCACCGGGCTGATGCGGCCCGACTCCGGCAGCGTCGACATGCTCGGCCACGACCTGGTGCGCCACCCCGAGCGGGCCTCGCGGCTGATCGGCTACCTGGGTCAGGAGTCGACCGCGCTGGACGAGCTGACCGTGGCGCTCGCGGCCGAGACCACCGGGCGGCTGCGCGGACTGCCGGTACGGGACGCCCGTGCCGAGCGCGATGCCGTACTCGACGAACTCGGCCTCGGCGAACTCGCCGGCCGGCCGCTCAAGAAGCTATCCGGCGGGCAGCGGCGGCTCGCCTGCTTCGCGGCCGCGCTGGTCGGGGAGCGGCCGGTGCTCATCCTCGACGAGCCGACCACCGGCATGGACCC contains:
- a CDS encoding ABC transporter ATP-binding protein — its product is MCAVRDLVKTYPAARGRRGTPATPEVRATDGISLDVRRGEIFGLLGPNGAGKSTLVRQLTGLMRPDSGSVDMLGHDLVRHPERASRLIGYLGQESTALDELTVALAAETTGRLRGLPVRDARAERDAVLDELGLGELAGRPLKKLSGGQRRLACFAAALVGERPVLILDEPTTGMDPVARRAVWAAVDRRRAERGATVLLVTHNVIEAETVLDRVAVIDRGKVIACDTPAGLKEQVAGEVRVELVWRERAPLDVPEVAALRASAQESGRRWVLRLGPDEARAAVAAVTGGEAFAALDDFTLATPSLEDVYLALGGGATKGLVKS
- a CDS encoding NYN domain-containing protein, whose protein sequence is MERVDRCVVLVDAGYLLGAAASLLAGEPARSRITVDHAALIQGLRERAEADTEQPLLRIYWFDGAPDRVPQPEHRRLRVMSRVTVRLGALTRSDGRWAQKGVDAAMHAELTELARNRACSDVVLVTGDGDLLPGLMSAKEHGVAVHLWAVQAADGDYNQSEDLVAEADERRVLDRAWITRAVRAKETGGPCAPPPVARNAEIAAILSAPLPEAALAASAERATEAQAEAARDGAPDPSDASSAHTPHSHPGRGVPTPKDLAGTLRGPGAQPAQHPAPPPANATLRWSSDRGWVERGGPLGEPPETASLPTLAQITSAEQRWADREEDITTVGGDPFEVGQVFARRWMERLPETVHLQKLSTMYPRVPHRIDGELLRYAARFGLLAHKDDQIDEHDRYAIRAGFWREIDVRAAAEHAPPLQEKPAPSAARTEKPAPAGD